The Halomicronema hongdechloris C2206 genome includes a window with the following:
- a CDS encoding thiol-disulfide oxidoreductase DCC family protein — MSRTMTPSPSTSESSCKGTVVSTPESPSWQIKLLYDGNCPLCMREVNFLRRRDGGRGLVAFVDIAADDYCPEEHGGIDFETAMGRIHAVRADGTVIKNVEVFRQVYDVLGLGWVYAATRWPLIGPVVDWLYGLWADWRLRLTGRPDLETIRQHRQQRQRQSAAAGRCRLD, encoded by the coding sequence ATGAGCCGCACCATGACCCCATCTCCGTCTACCTCCGAGAGTTCCTGCAAAGGGACCGTTGTTAGCACGCCTGAATCACCCTCCTGGCAGATTAAGCTGTTGTACGACGGCAACTGTCCCCTATGTATGCGGGAGGTCAATTTCCTGCGACGGCGCGATGGTGGCCGCGGCTTGGTAGCCTTTGTCGATATTGCCGCCGATGACTACTGCCCCGAGGAGCATGGCGGCATTGATTTTGAGACGGCTATGGGGCGCATTCATGCCGTGCGGGCCGATGGCACCGTGATTAAAAATGTCGAGGTCTTTCGCCAGGTATATGACGTGTTGGGCCTGGGCTGGGTCTATGCCGCCACCCGTTGGCCCCTGATTGGCCCGGTGGTGGATTGGCTCTATGGCCTCTGGGCCGATTGGCGCTTGCGATTAACAGGTCGCCCGGACCTAGAGACCATCCGGCAGCACCGGCAACAGCGCCAGCGACAATCGGCAGCGGCCGGCCGCTGCCGCCTAGATTAA
- a CDS encoding 16S rRNA (cytosine(967)-C(5))-methyltransferase — MTPSRGTQSSPLDARQLAFQSLRAIYSGAYADVALHRALTTKGLAELDRHLVTELVYGCVRRQRTLDALIDQLGRKPAQQQPPELRIILHLGFYQLRYLDHIPASAAVNTSVNLAKQNGYSRLSGVVNGILRGYARQQPHDPLQLPTDPIQACAVDYSFPDWMMRLWWQQLGSDEARQLCDWLNQPPHIDLRINPLKTSLEAVEVAFQTAGIETVRLPGLPQALRLRHHQGSIPKLPGYDQGWWMVQDSSGQLVGQLLAPQAGQVVIDACAAPGGKATHLAELMQDQGQIWACDRTGSRLRKIQQNARRLGLTAIKTYTGDSRHQPKFHGQADRVLVDAPCSGLGTLHRHADARWRQTPETIQDLSQLQQDLLTEAARWLQPTGRLVYATCTLHPAENEAIVEQFLQTHPDWQIEPPSWEIAAVAAVAPQGWVKVWPHRHHMDGFFMVALERRAA, encoded by the coding sequence TTGACACCGTCTAGAGGGACCCAATCCTCTCCCTTAGATGCTCGGCAGCTAGCCTTTCAGAGTCTGCGGGCGATATATAGTGGTGCCTACGCGGACGTCGCCCTCCACCGTGCCTTAACGACGAAGGGGCTAGCCGAGCTGGATCGTCACTTAGTCACTGAGCTGGTCTACGGCTGTGTGCGGCGGCAACGCACCCTGGACGCCCTGATCGATCAACTCGGGCGGAAACCGGCTCAACAGCAGCCTCCCGAGTTGCGTATCATTTTGCATCTGGGCTTCTATCAGCTGCGGTATCTAGACCATATCCCGGCCTCAGCGGCGGTCAATACCAGTGTCAATTTAGCCAAGCAAAATGGCTACAGTCGTCTGAGTGGAGTGGTCAACGGTATTCTGCGAGGGTATGCTCGCCAGCAGCCTCACGATCCCCTGCAACTGCCTACAGATCCTATCCAAGCCTGCGCTGTGGATTATAGCTTTCCTGACTGGATGATGCGGCTATGGTGGCAGCAGCTAGGATCGGACGAAGCTCGGCAACTATGCGATTGGCTGAATCAACCGCCCCACATTGATTTGCGGATTAATCCCCTGAAGACGTCTCTGGAAGCCGTCGAGGTTGCTTTCCAGACCGCGGGGATCGAGACCGTACGGCTACCAGGTCTGCCCCAGGCCCTGCGCCTGCGCCATCACCAAGGCAGCATTCCCAAATTACCAGGCTATGACCAGGGCTGGTGGATGGTGCAAGACAGCAGTGGCCAGCTGGTGGGTCAGCTGTTGGCCCCCCAGGCTGGGCAGGTGGTGATCGATGCCTGTGCCGCCCCCGGTGGCAAAGCCACCCATCTGGCCGAGTTGATGCAGGATCAGGGGCAGATCTGGGCTTGCGATCGCACCGGCTCCCGCCTCCGTAAGATTCAGCAGAATGCCCGTCGCCTGGGGCTGACTGCCATCAAAACCTATACCGGCGATAGCCGCCATCAGCCCAAATTCCATGGCCAGGCCGATCGGGTCCTGGTGGATGCCCCTTGCTCCGGCCTCGGCACCCTGCACCGTCACGCCGACGCCCGCTGGCGGCAAACCCCCGAGACGATCCAAGACCTGAGCCAGCTACAGCAGGATCTACTGACAGAGGCCGCTCGCTGGCTGCAGCCGACAGGGCGGCTTGTCTACGCCACCTGTACCCTGCACCCTGCCGAGAATGAGGCCATCGTTGAGCAGTTTTTGCAAACCCACCCCGACTGGCAGATTGAGCCGCCCTCCTGGGAAATCGCCGCGGTAGCTGCGGTAGCTCCCCAAGGATGGGTGAAAGTCTGGCCCCATCGGCACCACATGGATGGCTTCTTCATGGTGGCCCTAGAGCGGCGGGCTGCTTAA
- the petN gene encoding cytochrome b6-f complex subunit PetN produces MDILTLGWVSLLVVFTFSISLTVWARNGF; encoded by the coding sequence ATGGACATTCTGACGCTCGGTTGGGTCTCCCTGTTGGTAGTTTTCACTTTCTCAATCTCCCTAACAGTGTGGGCTCGCAACGGTTTCTAG
- the clpP gene encoding ATP-dependent Clp endopeptidase proteolytic subunit ClpP, whose translation MIPTVIEQSGRGERAFDIYSRLLRERIVFLGQEVTAESANLIVAQLLFLEAEDPDKDIYLYINSPGGSVTAGLGIFDTMNHIRPNVCTICVGLAASMGAFLLATGQQGKRMSLPNSRIMIHQPLGGAQGQATDIEIQAKEILYLKQRLNEALAKNTGQPLEKIAEDTERDFFMSPQDALEYGLIDQVIDRSATGSRPQVVS comes from the coding sequence ATGATTCCAACCGTTATCGAACAGTCAGGCCGTGGCGAGCGAGCCTTTGACATCTACTCTCGCCTGCTGCGAGAGCGCATCGTGTTTTTAGGCCAAGAAGTGACGGCAGAGTCTGCCAACCTAATCGTGGCCCAGCTTCTGTTTCTGGAAGCAGAAGACCCCGATAAAGACATCTACCTCTACATCAACTCCCCCGGCGGCTCGGTAACGGCCGGATTGGGCATTTTTGACACCATGAACCACATTCGCCCCAATGTCTGCACCATCTGCGTGGGCTTGGCGGCCAGTATGGGCGCCTTTCTATTGGCCACTGGTCAGCAGGGCAAACGCATGAGTCTACCCAATTCTCGAATCATGATTCACCAACCCCTCGGAGGTGCCCAAGGCCAGGCTACCGATATCGAGATTCAGGCCAAGGAAATCCTCTACCTGAAACAACGGTTGAATGAAGCCCTAGCCAAAAACACCGGACAACCCCTGGAGAAAATTGCCGAAGACACAGAGCGAGACTTTTTCATGTCTCCCCAAGATGCTCTGGAATACGGGCTGATCGATCAAGTCATCGATCGCAGCGCCACAGGCAGCCGTCCCCAAGTAGTGAGTTAG
- a CDS encoding DUF6940 family protein, with amino-acid sequence MQQRLISEESRPRWVNASGLGVAWLHVRLDTRPKYYQHEPYRRTLA; translated from the coding sequence CTGCAGCAGCGCCTGATCTCCGAGGAGTCGCGGCCTCGCTGGGTTAACGCCTCTGGCTTGGGCGTTGCCTGGCTGCATGTGAGGCTGGATACGCGACCCAAGTACTATCAGCATGAGCCCTATCGCCGGACTCTGGCTTGA
- the glgB gene encoding 1,4-alpha-glucan branching enzyme: protein MAVTVAPEQIDRIVWNQHHDPFEVLGPHMVQLDGKTVWAVRAYLPNAEAAWVVLPETRKEFAMEASHHPHFFECIIAAEEVVNYQLRYQEGGHERVVYDPYAFKTRRITDFDIHLFAEGNHHRIYEKLGAHPTTMEGIAGVYFAVWAPNARNVSVLGNFNHWDGRKHQMRRSGNGIWELFIPDIAAGEHYKYEIKNPSGHMYEKADPYGFQQEVRPKTASVVANLDGYSWHDQDWMEQRRHTEPLTQPISVYEVHLGSWLHGSSAQPATNPDGTPVSPVAVAELKPGARFLTYRELAERLIPYVKEMGFTHIELLPVAEHPFDGSWGYQVTGYYAVTSRYGTPQDFMYFVDQCHQNGIGVIVDWVPGHFPKDGHGLAFFDGTHLYEHADPRRGEHKEWGTLVFNYGRNEVRNFLVANAVFWFDKYHIDGMRVDAVASMLYLDYCRKPGEWVTNQYGGRENIEAADFLRQTNHVLFSYFPGILSIAEESTSWPMVSWPTYVGGLGFNLKWNMGWMHDMLDYFHMDPWFRQFHQNNVTFSIWYAYSENFMLALSHDEVVHGKSNMLGKMPGDDWQKFANLRCLYSYMFMHPGKKTLFMSMEFGQWSEWNVWGDLEWHLLQYTPHQTLRRCISQLNALYRSEAALYSQDFSEEGFEWIDCSDGRHSVVSFMRRAKDSQEFIVVVCNFTPQPHSHYRIGVPEQGYYREIFNSDARDFNGSNMGNLGGKWSEDWSYHGRSFSLDLTLPPLAVIALKLDRQRTWEAKAENG from the coding sequence ATGGCTGTTACCGTTGCCCCCGAGCAGATCGATCGCATTGTTTGGAATCAGCACCACGATCCCTTTGAGGTGCTGGGTCCTCATATGGTTCAGCTAGATGGCAAAACGGTGTGGGCAGTTCGGGCCTATCTGCCAAATGCCGAGGCTGCCTGGGTAGTGTTACCTGAGACTCGCAAAGAGTTTGCCATGGAGGCGTCCCATCACCCCCATTTCTTCGAGTGCATCATCGCAGCCGAAGAGGTGGTCAACTATCAGCTGCGCTACCAAGAGGGCGGCCACGAACGGGTCGTCTATGATCCCTACGCTTTTAAGACGCGGCGCATTACTGACTTTGACATCCATCTATTTGCCGAGGGCAACCACCATCGCATCTATGAGAAGCTGGGAGCTCACCCCACCACCATGGAAGGGATTGCTGGGGTGTATTTTGCCGTTTGGGCCCCTAATGCCCGCAATGTCTCGGTGTTGGGTAACTTTAACCACTGGGATGGTCGCAAGCATCAGATGCGGCGCTCGGGCAATGGTATCTGGGAACTGTTTATTCCAGATATTGCTGCTGGCGAACACTATAAATATGAAATCAAAAACCCGTCGGGTCACATGTACGAAAAGGCTGATCCCTATGGCTTTCAGCAGGAAGTGCGGCCCAAGACAGCGTCTGTCGTTGCCAATTTAGATGGCTATTCCTGGCATGACCAAGATTGGATGGAGCAGCGACGCCATACAGAACCGCTGACTCAGCCCATCTCCGTCTACGAAGTGCATTTAGGCTCGTGGCTGCATGGCTCTTCGGCCCAGCCGGCCACTAACCCGGACGGTACCCCAGTGTCTCCCGTGGCGGTGGCTGAATTGAAGCCAGGAGCCCGGTTTTTGACCTATCGGGAACTAGCGGAGCGGCTGATTCCCTATGTCAAGGAGATGGGCTTTACCCACATTGAGTTACTGCCGGTGGCAGAACATCCCTTCGATGGATCTTGGGGGTATCAGGTGACGGGGTATTATGCGGTCACCTCCCGCTATGGCACCCCTCAAGATTTCATGTACTTCGTCGACCAGTGCCACCAGAATGGCATCGGGGTGATCGTCGATTGGGTACCGGGGCATTTCCCCAAGGATGGCCATGGGTTGGCCTTTTTCGATGGCACCCATCTCTATGAGCATGCCGATCCCCGCAGGGGTGAGCATAAAGAGTGGGGCACCTTGGTGTTCAACTATGGCCGCAACGAGGTGCGTAATTTTCTGGTGGCCAATGCGGTCTTCTGGTTTGATAAATACCACATCGATGGCATGCGGGTTGATGCCGTGGCCTCGATGCTGTATTTAGACTATTGCCGTAAACCAGGGGAATGGGTCACCAACCAATATGGGGGCCGGGAAAACATTGAAGCGGCCGACTTCTTGCGGCAAACCAATCATGTGCTGTTTAGCTATTTCCCTGGCATTTTATCTATCGCCGAAGAATCCACCTCTTGGCCTATGGTGTCCTGGCCCACCTATGTGGGTGGGTTGGGCTTCAATTTGAAGTGGAACATGGGCTGGATGCATGACATGCTGGACTATTTCCACATGGATCCCTGGTTCCGGCAGTTTCACCAGAATAATGTCACCTTTAGCATCTGGTATGCCTATAGCGAGAACTTCATGCTGGCCCTCTCCCATGATGAGGTGGTCCATGGCAAGAGCAATATGCTGGGCAAGATGCCAGGGGATGATTGGCAGAAGTTTGCCAACCTGCGTTGTCTGTATTCCTACATGTTCATGCACCCGGGCAAGAAAACCCTGTTCATGAGCATGGAATTTGGCCAATGGAGTGAATGGAATGTCTGGGGTGATTTGGAATGGCACCTGTTGCAGTACACGCCCCACCAAACCCTACGGCGCTGCATTAGCCAACTCAATGCTCTCTATCGCAGTGAAGCGGCTCTCTACAGCCAAGACTTTTCTGAAGAAGGATTTGAGTGGATCGACTGCAGCGACGGCCGCCATAGTGTGGTGTCTTTCATGCGCCGAGCGAAAGACAGCCAGGAGTTCATCGTGGTGGTGTGCAATTTCACTCCTCAGCCCCATAGTCATTACCGCATTGGCGTGCCGGAGCAGGGCTATTATCGTGAGATCTTCAACAGCGATGCTCGCGATTTCAATGGCAGCAACATGGGGAATTTGGGAGGCAAGTGGTCGGAGGATTGGTCCTACCATGGTCGCTCCTTCTCGTTGGATCTGACCCTGCCGCCGTTGGCTGTGATTGCCCTGAAGTTAGATCGCCAACGTACTTGGGAGGCGAAGGCGGAGAACGGTTAG
- the msrA gene encoding peptide-methionine (S)-S-oxide reductase MsrA has product MVLFGFGKKQSLPSSEEALSGRAEKMPVPERHYVNGNSLTPPFPAGMETAMFGLGCFWGAERKFWQLEGVYTTAVGYAAGHTPNPTYHEVCSGMTGHAEVVLVVFDPKVISYEQLLKTFWESHNPTQGMRQGNDTGTQYRSGIYVYSEAQRQLAEASRDAYQQALTKAGYGNITTEILDAPEFYYAEAYHQQYLAKNPGGYCGLGGTNVTCPVGLSDGVMGRADM; this is encoded by the coding sequence ATGGTCTTGTTTGGTTTCGGCAAAAAGCAATCCCTCCCCTCCTCCGAAGAGGCGCTTTCCGGTCGTGCCGAGAAAATGCCGGTACCTGAGCGCCATTACGTCAACGGCAATTCCCTCACCCCTCCCTTTCCCGCGGGCATGGAAACGGCCATGTTTGGCCTGGGCTGCTTCTGGGGCGCCGAGCGCAAGTTCTGGCAGCTAGAGGGCGTCTACACCACCGCCGTCGGCTATGCCGCCGGCCATACGCCAAATCCCACCTACCACGAAGTCTGCTCCGGTATGACCGGCCATGCTGAGGTGGTCTTGGTTGTCTTCGACCCTAAGGTTATTTCCTACGAGCAATTACTGAAAACCTTCTGGGAGAGCCACAACCCTACCCAGGGCATGCGCCAGGGCAACGACACCGGCACCCAGTATCGCTCCGGCATCTACGTCTACTCAGAAGCGCAGCGCCAGTTAGCCGAAGCCTCTCGAGACGCCTATCAACAGGCCCTGACCAAAGCAGGTTACGGCAACATCACCACCGAAATCCTAGACGCCCCCGAGTTCTACTACGCCGAAGCCTACCACCAGCAATATCTAGCCAAGAATCCCGGCGGTTACTGCGGCCTCGGCGGCACCAACGTCACCTGCCCGGTAGGGCTCAGTGATGGGGTAATGGGGAGGGCAGATATGTAG
- a CDS encoding TIGR00297 family protein yields the protein MDVSPALQPWLWGVAINTALLAIAWVAPKKLLTVAGYFHAWILGVLIWGCLGWAGYTVVMVYFLVGSAVTRIGAARKQAAGIAEGRSGRRGPENVWGSAAAGSLCALGILALQAQGNMAGGALLALGFVASFSTKLSDTTASEVGKAYGRRTFLVTTLKPVPPGSEGAVSLEGTLAGVVASVAIAFVGWAVGLIPASGIILCAIAALIATTCESLIGATLQETITWLTNELVNVINTLIGAIIAIALQWLLWQI from the coding sequence ATGGATGTGTCTCCTGCATTGCAGCCCTGGCTCTGGGGCGTGGCCATTAATACGGCCCTACTTGCGATCGCATGGGTGGCTCCCAAGAAACTGCTGACGGTAGCCGGATATTTTCATGCCTGGATCTTGGGAGTATTAATCTGGGGTTGCTTAGGCTGGGCTGGCTATACCGTGGTCATGGTGTATTTTCTGGTGGGCTCTGCCGTCACCCGCATCGGGGCGGCCCGCAAACAGGCGGCGGGCATCGCCGAGGGGCGCTCGGGTCGCCGGGGACCGGAAAATGTCTGGGGCTCAGCCGCCGCCGGTAGCCTCTGCGCCCTGGGTATCTTAGCGCTGCAGGCCCAGGGCAACATGGCCGGAGGGGCGCTGTTGGCCTTAGGCTTCGTGGCCAGCTTTAGCACCAAGCTGTCCGACACCACCGCCAGCGAGGTGGGCAAGGCCTATGGTCGTCGCACCTTTCTGGTGACTACCCTGAAGCCGGTGCCCCCCGGCAGCGAAGGCGCCGTCAGTCTAGAAGGCACCCTGGCTGGGGTGGTGGCCTCAGTTGCGATCGCATTCGTGGGTTGGGCCGTCGGGTTGATTCCCGCCAGCGGCATCATCCTATGTGCGATCGCCGCCCTGATTGCCACCACCTGCGAAAGCCTGATCGGTGCCACCCTGCAAGAGACCATTACCTGGCTCACCAACGAATTGGTCAACGTCATCAACACCCTAATCGGGGCAATCATCGCCATTGCCCTACAGTGGCTGCTGTGGCAGATATAA
- a CDS encoding VOC family protein: MSASVLFHLAFPVANIPQTKEFYVEGLGCLPGRESPSSLILNFYGHQLVAHVSQEPLTPQRGIYPRHFGLVFPQAADWDALLQRAQDKHLTFHQPARRRFPDSPLEHRTFFLEDPFYNLLEFKYYCDASAIFGQTALAQIGDSE; the protein is encoded by the coding sequence ATGTCTGCCTCTGTACTGTTCCACCTGGCCTTTCCCGTGGCCAACATTCCCCAAACCAAGGAATTTTACGTTGAGGGCCTGGGTTGCCTTCCTGGCCGTGAATCCCCCAGTTCCCTGATCCTCAATTTCTACGGCCACCAGCTGGTGGCCCACGTCAGCCAGGAGCCCCTGACGCCTCAGCGGGGCATCTACCCGCGCCACTTCGGCTTGGTCTTTCCCCAGGCAGCCGATTGGGACGCGCTGCTGCAGCGGGCCCAAGATAAACACCTCACCTTTCATCAACCGGCCCGCCGCCGCTTCCCCGACTCTCCCCTAGAACATCGCACCTTCTTCCTGGAAGATCCCTTCTATAACCTGCTGGAGTTCAAATACTACTGCGATGCCAGCGCCATCTTCGGCCAGACGGCTCTGGCCCAGATCGGGGACTCTGAGTAG
- a CDS encoding 2,3-bisphosphoglycerate-dependent phosphoglycerate mutase, translating into MPILILLRHGQSLWNADNLFTGWVDVPLSERGRAEATIASCKLRDYRVDVCYTSLLFRAMETAVICLTECDDICGGKTPIFKHDADDPDWHGWDRYQVDPTKELPIFPSSKLDERYYGDLQGLNKAETAAKFGQEQVQEWRRSFDVRPPGGESLEDTMNRAVPFFCDRILPHLKQGDNVLISAHGNSLRAIIMYLDRLAPEEVPGLELMTGVPIVYDIDAQGNVVHKQVLDK; encoded by the coding sequence ATGCCAATCTTAATTCTGCTGCGTCACGGTCAGAGTCTGTGGAATGCCGATAATTTGTTTACGGGCTGGGTGGATGTGCCCCTGAGTGAGCGAGGCCGGGCGGAGGCTACCATTGCCTCTTGTAAGCTGCGGGACTATCGGGTCGATGTGTGCTACACCAGTTTGCTGTTTCGGGCCATGGAGACGGCGGTGATCTGCCTGACCGAGTGCGATGACATCTGCGGCGGTAAGACCCCCATCTTCAAGCACGATGCCGATGACCCGGACTGGCACGGCTGGGATCGCTACCAGGTAGACCCAACTAAGGAATTGCCGATTTTTCCGTCCTCCAAGTTGGATGAGCGCTACTACGGCGATCTACAGGGCTTGAATAAGGCAGAAACGGCGGCAAAGTTTGGCCAGGAACAGGTGCAGGAATGGCGGCGCTCCTTCGATGTGCGGCCCCCCGGCGGTGAGAGCCTGGAGGACACCATGAATCGGGCGGTGCCGTTCTTTTGCGATCGCATCTTGCCCCATCTGAAGCAGGGGGACAATGTGCTCATTTCCGCCCACGGCAACTCCCTGCGAGCCATCATCATGTATCTGGATCGGCTAGCCCCCGAGGAGGTGCCGGGTCTAGAACTGATGACCGGGGTCCCCATCGTCTACGACATTGATGCCCAGGGCAACGTAGTCCATAAGCAAGTGCTCGACAAATAG
- a CDS encoding Uma2 family endonuclease: MTPAIAPPLSFLKFLETLPEDGNRYELVNGERVQLMATRAHDDVADFIYDAFRDEVRRDQLNYKVSRFASVKTRRDDGLVQGRTPDVSVIDKAVWTSDPKAYAALEDPIQLAVEVSSTNWRDDYLYKLAEYEALGILEYWIVDYLAVGATRYIGSPKTPTISVYTLENGEYQLQQFRGCDRITSMTFPKLTLTAEAILQASGL; the protein is encoded by the coding sequence ATGACTCCAGCGATCGCCCCACCACTTAGCTTCCTGAAATTTCTGGAGACGCTGCCAGAAGATGGTAACCGGTACGAATTGGTGAACGGTGAGCGAGTTCAATTAATGGCAACCCGCGCCCATGATGATGTTGCTGACTTCATCTACGATGCCTTTCGCGATGAAGTCAGGCGCGACCAGCTCAACTACAAAGTCTCACGGTTTGCTTCGGTCAAAACCCGACGCGATGACGGCTTAGTGCAAGGTCGGACGCCTGATGTCAGTGTCATTGATAAAGCCGTTTGGACGTCTGACCCAAAAGCGTATGCGGCGCTGGAAGACCCCATCCAACTAGCGGTGGAAGTCAGTTCAACTAACTGGCGGGATGATTATCTCTATAAGCTGGCTGAGTATGAAGCACTGGGCATTCTGGAATACTGGATCGTGGATTACTTGGCAGTGGGCGCGACTCGCTACATTGGCTCGCCCAAAACGCCGACCATTTCGGTCTACACCCTAGAGAATGGCGAATACCAACTCCAGCAGTTTCGCGGCTGCGATCGCATCACCTCGATGACCTTTCCCAAATTAACCCTCACCGCTGAGGCCATCCTTCAGGCCTCCGGTCTCTAG
- a CDS encoding response regulator, protein MKAYAVSCKVALRIWRVGQALTAASGREGIVLAKSAQPDVILLDVIMPDMDGAAVFQALQNDTRAGKIPVLFLTAQILPSDHQTLLDLGATGVITKPFTPSGLLSQIAKHLNW, encoded by the coding sequence ATGAAAGCCTACGCTGTCTCTTGCAAAGTTGCATTGAGGATCTGGCGGGTTGGACAAGCCCTGACAGCGGCCTCGGGCCGGGAAGGAATTGTATTGGCCAAGTCGGCCCAGCCTGATGTCATTCTGCTGGATGTGATCATGCCTGATATGGATGGAGCCGCCGTCTTTCAAGCCCTGCAGAACGATACCCGTGCTGGCAAGATTCCCGTCCTATTCCTTACGGCCCAGATATTGCCCAGTGATCACCAGACCCTGTTGGATTTAGGGGCCACTGGGGTCATCACCAAGCCCTTTACACCGTCGGGACTGCTGAGTCAGATAGCTAAGCACCTAAATTGGTAA
- a CDS encoding glutamate-5-semialdehyde dehydrogenase, with product MTAFQSPVSLQQPAFSLTKVAQQTRQAARSLASLSTPVKNQAIEAMAQALAAAEAEILAANATDCESALASHLAQPLYDRLKLDAVKLRAAIAGVRNVAQLPDPVGQVQIHRQLDQGLVLKRITCPLGVLGVIFESRPDAVMQIASLAVKSGNGVILKGGKEAVRSCRALVAAIQQGLEQVGLDSAAVQLLTTREETRALLALDEYVDLIIPRGSNAFVRYVQDNTRIPVLGHAEGICHLYVDAAADVEKGVAIALDAKVGYPSACNAIETLLVHRAIAPQFLPTAAAALQQEQVDLRGDAATQTFLPDIIPASESDWATEYSARILAIKVVDSLEAAIDHINTYGSRHTEAIITEDEAAAASFMDRVNAAGVYHNCSTRFADGCRYGFGAEVGISTQTMPPRGPVGLEGLVTYKYQLVGDGHIVATYSGTQAKPFQHRDLL from the coding sequence CATTGAGGCCATGGCCCAGGCTTTGGCAGCCGCCGAGGCTGAGATTCTGGCGGCCAATGCCACCGACTGCGAATCGGCCCTGGCCAGTCACCTGGCCCAACCTCTCTATGACCGGCTGAAGCTGGATGCGGTCAAGTTGCGAGCCGCCATTGCCGGGGTGCGGAACGTGGCCCAGCTGCCTGACCCGGTGGGGCAGGTGCAGATTCACCGGCAGCTGGATCAGGGCCTGGTGCTGAAACGGATTACCTGTCCCTTGGGAGTCCTGGGGGTGATCTTCGAGTCGCGCCCCGATGCGGTGATGCAGATTGCCAGCTTGGCGGTGAAGTCGGGCAATGGGGTGATCCTCAAGGGTGGTAAGGAGGCGGTGCGCTCCTGTCGCGCCCTGGTGGCGGCGATTCAGCAGGGACTGGAACAGGTGGGTCTGGATTCGGCGGCGGTGCAGCTGCTCACTACTCGGGAAGAAACCCGAGCCTTGTTAGCCCTAGATGAATATGTCGATTTGATCATTCCCCGGGGCTCTAATGCCTTCGTCCGCTATGTGCAGGACAATACTCGTATCCCGGTGCTGGGTCATGCCGAGGGCATTTGCCATCTCTATGTGGATGCTGCTGCCGACGTGGAGAAGGGAGTTGCGATCGCACTCGATGCCAAAGTCGGCTACCCTTCGGCCTGCAATGCCATCGAGACCCTGCTGGTCCATCGCGCCATTGCCCCCCAGTTTCTACCCACCGCCGCCGCCGCCCTGCAACAGGAGCAGGTGGACCTGCGAGGCGATGCTGCCACCCAGACATTCCTGCCCGACATCATCCCTGCCAGTGAGAGTGATTGGGCCACCGAATACAGCGCCCGCATCCTAGCCATCAAGGTGGTCGATTCCCTAGAGGCCGCCATCGACCACATCAATACCTACGGCTCTCGCCATACCGAAGCCATTATTACTGAGGATGAGGCCGCTGCTGCCAGCTTCATGGATCGCGTCAACGCCGCCGGTGTTTATCATAACTGCTCCACCCGCTTCGCCGACGGCTGCCGCTATGGCTTCGGGGCCGAGGTCGGCATCAGCACCCAGACCATGCCGCCCCGTGGACCCGTGGGGTTAGAAGGCCTAGTCACTTATAAGTATCAGCTGGTAGGTGATGGCCACATTGTCGCCACCTACTCCGGCACCCAGGCCAAGCCCTTTCAGCATCGGGATCTGCTTTAG